A single window of Rhipicephalus microplus isolate Deutch F79 chromosome 5, USDA_Rmic, whole genome shotgun sequence DNA harbors:
- the LOC142818123 gene encoding uncharacterized protein LOC142818123 → MICIGMCLPDGFVGSNYHMCAGVETTHESSCQPFQALKVPVESQQNFCAACGGFLSAEGTADVTGSSSSSWDADQAVVAALHKRTATLEECLNNMKWKVATLQQQKSRANRRNH, encoded by the exons ATGATTTGTATAGGCATGTGTCTGCCAGATGGTTTTGTTGGTTCCAACTATCATATGTGCGCAGGTGTGGAAACCACCCATGAATCGAGCTGCCAGCCATTTCAAGCTTTGAAGGTGCCTGTTGAGT CTCAGCAGAACTTTTGTGCTGCCTGTGGAGGATTTCTGTCTGCTGAGGGCACAGCTGATGTCACCG GCTCCAGTTCAAGTAGTTGGGATGCTGATCAAGCAGTAGTAGCTGCCCTTCACAAAAGAACAGCTACATTGGAAGAGTGCTTGAACAACATGAAGTGGAAAGTTGCTACactgcaacaacaaaaaagcagaGCAAACCGCAGAAACCATTAA